One Methanomassiliicoccales archaeon genomic window carries:
- a CDS encoding bifunctional biotin--[acetyl-CoA-carboxylase] synthetase/biotin operon repressor codes for MLESLMLSHLAEGLEPWPILEEKTGLPQEALKAELLQLKAEGFPVRIEEEGAGLEPGTPAPQILLPLLRGRLGRPYR; via the coding sequence CGAAAGCTTGATGCTTTCCCATCTTGCGGAAGGTCTGGAGCCCTGGCCAATTTTGGAGGAGAAAACCGGCCTTCCCCAGGAGGCTTTGAAAGCGGAGCTTCTCCAGCTTAAAGCCGAAGGTTTTCCCGTGCGGATCGAAGAGGAAGGGGCTGGCCTTGAGCCGGGCACACCTGCTCCTCAGATTCTCCTTCCCCTATTGCGAGGGCGTTTGGGCCGACCATATCGGTA